A single Streptomyces sp. Edi2 DNA region contains:
- a CDS encoding TetR family transcriptional regulator, whose translation MAESPQHGAESARRRSAEGTRLRLLDAASELFAERGYERATVRDIASRAGANQALLFRYFGSKRALFGEVMARGGHEQLRTTPAERLFEVALRGMLAGGREEGADRALEVCLRSIGGSDEIAEALRGLGEEYAAVLATLSESDTGTLRGDLALSWLLGIGLMRVVVGKEPLASADPDTVCRLVVGALGSLLESLPQADGAVTGDGSRIPE comes from the coding sequence ATGGCGGAGTCCCCGCAGCACGGTGCGGAGAGCGCACGCCGCCGCAGTGCGGAGGGCACCCGGCTGCGGTTGCTCGATGCCGCGTCGGAGCTGTTCGCCGAGCGCGGCTACGAACGGGCGACGGTGCGCGATATCGCGTCCCGCGCCGGGGCCAATCAGGCCCTGTTGTTCCGCTACTTCGGCTCGAAGCGGGCCCTGTTCGGGGAAGTCATGGCACGTGGCGGCCATGAGCAGCTGCGCACCACTCCCGCCGAGCGGCTGTTCGAGGTCGCGCTGCGCGGCATGCTGGCAGGCGGCCGGGAGGAGGGTGCCGACCGCGCGCTGGAGGTGTGTCTGCGCTCCATCGGCGGCAGCGACGAGATCGCGGAGGCGCTGCGGGGGCTGGGGGAGGAGTACGCGGCGGTGCTCGCCACGCTCTCCGAGTCCGATACCGGGACCTTGCGGGGCGATTTGGCCCTGTCCTGGCTGCTGGGAATTGGCCTGATGCGTGTGGTGGTCGGCAAGGAGCCGCTGGCGAGTGCCGACCCCGACACGGTGTGCAGGCTCGTGGTGGGTGCCCTGGGGAGTCTGCTGGAGAGCCTGCCGCAGGCCGATGGGGCGGTGACCGGGGACGGAAGCCGGATTCCGGAGTGA
- a CDS encoding cytochrome P450, with protein sequence MTTADTAPLSYPFNVPESLELSEEYEHARNRPGLLKVRMTYGEPAWLVTRYAEARFVLGDQRFSRAEGVRHDEPRQSEGRRDSGILGMDPPDHTRLRTLVAKAFTVRQVEKLRPQVKQLAHELLDELAAAGPPADLVDRYALPIPVAVICRLLGVPAEDRPRFRVWSDAALSTSSLTAAEFDANQEELRAYMGQLIEEHRRAPQDDLMTALIDARDVNDRLSELELVDLCVGILVAGHETTATQIPNFVLALLDHPGQLTLLREKPELIGGAVEELLRFVPLGSGASQPRYATEDVEVGGTLVRAGTPVLVAVGAANRDALRFDAPGTLDISRAGTQHLGFGHGVHHCLGAPLARLELQEALIALITRFPDLRLAGDVVWKSEMLVRGPRVMPVGW encoded by the coding sequence TTGACCACAGCCGACACAGCACCCCTCTCCTACCCCTTCAATGTCCCCGAGAGCCTTGAGCTTTCCGAGGAGTACGAGCACGCCCGCAACCGTCCGGGGCTGCTGAAAGTCCGGATGACGTACGGCGAGCCGGCCTGGCTCGTGACCCGGTACGCCGAGGCGCGGTTCGTCCTCGGCGATCAGCGCTTCAGCCGCGCCGAGGGCGTCCGGCACGACGAGCCCCGGCAGTCCGAAGGGCGCCGCGACAGCGGCATCCTGGGCATGGACCCGCCCGACCACACCCGGCTGCGCACGCTGGTGGCCAAGGCCTTCACCGTCCGGCAGGTCGAAAAGCTCAGGCCGCAGGTCAAGCAACTGGCGCACGAACTGCTCGACGAACTCGCGGCGGCCGGGCCGCCCGCCGACCTGGTGGACCGCTATGCGCTGCCCATCCCCGTCGCGGTGATCTGCCGTCTGCTCGGTGTCCCGGCCGAGGACCGGCCGCGGTTCCGGGTCTGGAGTGACGCCGCGCTGTCGACAAGTTCCCTCACCGCGGCGGAGTTCGACGCCAATCAGGAAGAACTCCGCGCCTATATGGGGCAGTTGATCGAGGAGCACCGGCGCGCGCCGCAGGACGATCTGATGACGGCGCTCATTGATGCCCGGGACGTCAACGACCGGCTGTCCGAACTCGAACTCGTCGACCTGTGCGTGGGCATCCTGGTCGCCGGGCACGAGACCACGGCCACCCAGATTCCCAACTTCGTGCTGGCGCTGCTGGACCACCCGGGCCAGCTCACCCTGCTGCGCGAAAAGCCGGAGCTGATCGGCGGGGCCGTGGAGGAGCTGCTGCGCTTCGTACCGCTCGGCAGCGGCGCGAGCCAGCCCCGTTACGCGACGGAGGACGTCGAGGTCGGCGGGACGCTGGTGCGGGCCGGCACGCCGGTCCTGGTGGCGGTGGGCGCGGCCAACCGGGATGCCCTGCGTTTCGACGCACCGGGGACGCTGGACATCTCGCGGGCCGGGACCCAGCACCTCGGGTTCGGTCACGGGGTCCATCACTGTCTGGGCGCGCCGCTGGCCCGCCTGGAGCTCCAGGAGGCGCTGATCGCCCTGATCACGCGGTTCCCGGATCTGCGGCTGGCGGGCGATGTGGTGTGGAAGAGCGAGATGCTGGTGCGCGGCCCACGGGTCATGCCGGTGGGGTGGTGA
- a CDS encoding zf-HC2 domain-containing protein — protein MLCSRIRTALSARLDGEELPPGLTPGRLDDHLAGCRDCRRWDAQVRALTTGLDHATAHPADDPAATGALLTRLRAVSAGPAVPGMADTDGAATDMADSDTAGSGTAGSGTAGSGTANSGGTPAG, from the coding sequence ATGCTCTGCTCGCGCATCCGTACGGCACTCTCCGCCCGCCTCGACGGCGAGGAACTGCCTCCCGGGCTCACCCCCGGCCGGCTCGACGACCACCTGGCCGGCTGCCGGGACTGCCGACGGTGGGACGCACAGGTACGGGCCCTGACGACCGGCCTCGACCACGCCACCGCGCACCCCGCAGACGACCCGGCGGCTACCGGAGCGCTGCTCACCCGACTGCGTGCGGTCTCCGCAGGACCGGCGGTTCCCGGCATGGCGGATACCGACGGGGCGGCTACCGACATGGCAGATTCCGACACGGCGGGATCCGGCACGGCGGGATCCGGCACGGCGGGATCCGGCACGGCGAATTCCGGCGGTACGCCCGCCGGTTGA
- a CDS encoding PE-PGRS family protein, with protein MDAGQVLRGLRAAVFAVVCVLLAALGHMVMSDAVVPAWMLLVAGVGAAAGAWCCAGRERGPLLVGVLTVGTQAALHSAFSLGQAVAGSGGDESSLARRWAETWLCGAEGAQLSGHGSPRLIQLMHQQMAALPSTHGASHMRDMAGMGHMGHTGSMSGMDAMGGMGGMSGMAHAGQMPGMHGSATGMLAAHLLVALLSAGWLWGGERAAFQLVRSLSARLFAPLVLVLRILLPDPRPAVRAARQEPRRAVRQLLLAYTRSLRGPPQEPAVG; from the coding sequence ATGGATGCGGGGCAGGTTCTCAGGGGGCTACGCGCCGCGGTGTTCGCGGTGGTGTGTGTGCTGCTCGCCGCGCTGGGGCACATGGTGATGTCAGATGCCGTGGTACCCGCGTGGATGCTGCTCGTCGCCGGGGTGGGGGCCGCGGCCGGTGCCTGGTGCTGCGCGGGCCGGGAACGCGGGCCGCTGCTCGTGGGGGTGCTGACCGTCGGCACCCAGGCGGCCTTGCACAGTGCCTTCTCATTGGGCCAGGCGGTCGCCGGTTCCGGTGGTGACGAGAGCTCGCTCGCGCGCCGGTGGGCGGAGACCTGGCTGTGCGGGGCCGAGGGGGCTCAGCTCTCCGGGCATGGCAGCCCCCGGTTGATCCAGCTGATGCATCAGCAGATGGCGGCCCTGCCCTCGACGCACGGCGCGAGCCACATGCGGGACATGGCCGGCATGGGGCACATGGGACACACGGGCTCCATGAGCGGCATGGATGCCATGGGCGGCATGGGCGGCATGAGTGGCATGGCCCACGCGGGTCAGATGCCGGGGATGCACGGCAGTGCCACCGGCATGCTGGCGGCCCACCTGCTGGTCGCCCTGCTCAGCGCGGGGTGGCTGTGGGGTGGCGAGCGGGCGGCGTTCCAGCTCGTACGGAGCCTGTCGGCCCGGTTGTTCGCGCCGTTGGTGCTCGTTCTGCGGATCCTGCTGCCCGATCCGCGGCCCGCCGTCCGCGCCGCACGTCAGGAACCGCGGCGCGCGGTGCGGCAGTTGCTGCTGGCGTATACGAGGTCGTTGCGGGGTCCACCGCAGGAGCCGGCTGTCGGCTGA
- a CDS encoding isoprenylcysteine carboxylmethyltransferase family protein, producing the protein MGSLHSFLVALTGCCVMVFLVAWIAGAVYFGLRSKAGPRGWLRGLRATLPRRVLLAAGAGAFCVLIGRAPHSLWRHVQYWQPELALLGALLVLASTALLLWARWVLGTMWAGIPMLQEHHELRTHGPYRLVRHPIYTGLLGLITGGMLACGFGIWIVYLAAAVPWLLRRVRIEDGMMAGQFGTSYEAYRARVPALIPWSRPVRSA; encoded by the coding sequence ATGGGCTCATTGCATTCCTTCCTCGTCGCTCTCACCGGCTGCTGCGTCATGGTCTTCCTCGTGGCCTGGATCGCGGGCGCCGTCTACTTCGGGCTGCGGAGCAAGGCCGGTCCGCGCGGCTGGCTGCGCGGCCTGCGCGCCACCCTGCCCCGGCGGGTCCTGCTGGCCGCGGGCGCCGGCGCGTTCTGCGTGCTGATCGGGCGCGCTCCGCACTCCCTCTGGCGCCACGTCCAGTACTGGCAGCCGGAACTCGCCCTCCTGGGCGCCCTGCTCGTGCTCGCCTCCACCGCGCTGCTGCTGTGGGCCCGCTGGGTCCTGGGCACCATGTGGGCCGGCATCCCGATGCTCCAGGAACACCACGAGCTGCGCACCCACGGCCCCTACCGGCTGGTCCGCCACCCCATCTACACCGGCCTCCTCGGCCTGATCACCGGCGGCATGCTGGCCTGCGGCTTCGGCATCTGGATCGTCTACCTGGCAGCCGCCGTCCCCTGGCTGCTGCGCCGGGTCCGGATCGAGGACGGCATGATGGCCGGTCAGTTCGGCACCTCCTACGAGGCTTACCGCGCCCGCGTCCCGGCGCTGATCCCGTGGAGCCGCCCCGTACGATCAGCTTGA
- a CDS encoding ferredoxin yields the protein MTWKLEIDPGQCMASGSCAAIAPDLFVLDGTHSRPIKEQIDEDERALDAADVCPAVAITVRDGDRVVGPRP from the coding sequence ATGACCTGGAAGCTGGAGATCGACCCCGGGCAGTGCATGGCCTCCGGATCCTGCGCCGCCATCGCGCCGGACCTCTTCGTCCTGGACGGCACGCATTCCCGTCCGATCAAGGAGCAGATCGACGAGGACGAACGTGCGCTGGACGCCGCCGATGTCTGTCCGGCCGTCGCGATCACCGTACGGGACGGGGACAGGGTCGTCGGGCCCCGGCCGTAG
- a CDS encoding SPFH domain-containing protein, translating into MLFWHVPAPNEALLISGSKRRTGDAQFRIVTGHGCWVMPVKQKASVLALSLREAEISEDCVTQQGIRIGVRAVAVFKVGDDQTSIANAARRFLDEQATMEELVGRIFAGHLRSIVGGLTVEQIIRERDRVAQEVKDGSHSEMEKLGIVVDALQIQEIADTSGYITNLAAPHAAAVASAARIAQAKADQEATEREQQAAALKAEYERDTAIKRAGFLAETEQSNARAAQAGPLSQARASQEVIEEQTALAQRQASLAAQRLEAEVRRPADAEAYRLRTLAEAQRDQVRFEADARAYSERAVAQARADANTALAGSLRDGNQELIAANRTIENLPALAKAAAEGLSGSRLTVLNGTDGINEIASGIVGEGLAILDSLKNGTTAPGSSPPLADGAGRLPQKVTNLKRDGAGPGPGSGSGSGSGSGSGSGSG; encoded by the coding sequence ATGTTGTTCTGGCATGTTCCTGCGCCGAACGAGGCGCTGTTGATCTCCGGCTCGAAGCGCCGGACCGGGGACGCCCAATTCCGTATCGTCACGGGCCATGGCTGCTGGGTCATGCCCGTCAAGCAGAAGGCGAGCGTGCTGGCGCTGTCGCTGCGGGAGGCGGAGATCTCCGAGGACTGCGTCACCCAGCAGGGCATCCGGATCGGAGTCCGGGCGGTCGCCGTCTTCAAGGTCGGCGACGACCAGACGTCGATCGCCAACGCCGCGCGCCGCTTCCTGGACGAGCAGGCCACCATGGAGGAGCTGGTGGGCCGGATCTTCGCCGGTCACCTGCGCTCGATCGTCGGCGGGCTGACCGTCGAACAGATCATCCGGGAACGGGACCGGGTCGCCCAGGAGGTCAAGGACGGCAGCCACTCCGAGATGGAGAAGCTCGGGATCGTCGTCGACGCCCTGCAGATCCAGGAGATCGCCGACACCTCCGGCTACATCACCAATCTCGCCGCCCCGCACGCCGCGGCGGTCGCCAGCGCGGCCCGGATCGCGCAGGCCAAGGCAGACCAGGAAGCCACCGAGCGGGAGCAGCAGGCGGCGGCCCTCAAGGCGGAGTACGAGCGGGACACCGCGATCAAGCGGGCCGGCTTCCTCGCCGAGACCGAGCAGTCCAACGCCCGCGCCGCACAGGCGGGCCCGCTGTCGCAGGCCAGGGCCTCGCAGGAGGTCATCGAGGAGCAGACCGCGCTGGCCCAGCGGCAGGCCTCGCTCGCCGCCCAGCGGCTGGAGGCCGAGGTGCGCCGCCCGGCGGACGCCGAGGCCTACCGGCTGCGCACCCTGGCGGAGGCACAGCGTGACCAGGTCCGCTTCGAGGCGGATGCCCGTGCCTACAGCGAGCGGGCGGTAGCCCAGGCCCGGGCCGACGCGAACACGGCCCTCGCGGGCTCGCTGCGGGACGGCAACCAGGAGCTGATCGCCGCCAATCGCACCATCGAGAACCTTCCCGCCCTCGCCAAGGCGGCGGCCGAGGGCCTGTCCGGTTCCCGGCTCACCGTGCTCAACGGCACCGACGGGATCAATGAGATCGCCTCCGGCATCGTCGGCGAGGGTCTGGCCATTCTCGACAGCCTGAAGAACGGGACCACCGCACCCGGCTCGTCTCCCCCGCTGGCCGACGGGGCGGGGCGGCTGCCGCAGAAGGTGACGAATCTGAAGCGGGACGGCGCCGGACCCGGCCCGGGCTCCGGCTCCGGCTCCGGCTCCGGCTCCGGCTCCGGCTCCGGCTCCGGCTGA
- a CDS encoding benzoate/H(+) symporter BenE family transporter, which translates to MSSRTPTPHPEAAPPDSSSQTGATATEGTGAPLPADPGSRPGLWRDASLSAVLAGFVAVVVSYSGPLVIVLAAASAGHLDTAQTSSWVWAISIGSGLTCIALSLRTKMPVITAWSTPGAALLVTSLGAYSYAEAIGAFLITGLVITLVGLTGVFGWLMRQVPTAVVSAMLAGILFSFGTGVFTSLKTAPLIAGSVLLAYLLAKRWLPRYAVLVALAAGVLASAFSSRLDIHLDRIELAKPVLTTPDFSLASLIGIAVPMILATLASQNAPGMAVLAASGYRPKDRLLIGSTGLVSTLLAPFGSHAINLAAITAAICTGPESHRDPRRRYVAGVSCGAFYLLIGAFGSTLVALFAGLPKELVAAVAGVALLGALAGGLTGAVKEEKDREAALITFLATASGVTLFGIGSAFWGLLFGVIAHLVLTRWRGTSGKAAA; encoded by the coding sequence TTGAGCTCCAGGACCCCCACCCCCCACCCCGAGGCCGCCCCGCCGGACTCCTCCTCGCAGACCGGCGCCACGGCCACGGAAGGTACCGGCGCACCCCTGCCCGCCGACCCGGGCAGCCGCCCCGGCCTCTGGCGTGACGCCTCACTGTCCGCCGTACTGGCAGGTTTCGTCGCCGTCGTCGTGTCCTACTCGGGCCCGCTCGTCATCGTGCTCGCGGCGGCGTCCGCCGGGCATCTCGACACCGCCCAGACCAGCTCCTGGGTATGGGCCATCTCCATCGGCAGCGGCCTGACCTGCATCGCGCTCAGTCTGCGCACCAAGATGCCGGTGATCACCGCATGGTCGACACCGGGCGCCGCCCTGCTGGTCACCAGCCTGGGGGCGTACTCCTACGCGGAGGCCATCGGGGCGTTCCTCATCACCGGACTGGTGATCACCCTGGTCGGTCTGACCGGGGTGTTCGGGTGGCTGATGCGACAGGTGCCCACCGCCGTGGTCTCCGCCATGCTCGCCGGCATCCTCTTCTCGTTCGGCACCGGCGTCTTCACCTCCCTCAAAACCGCACCCCTCATAGCCGGTTCCGTCCTGCTCGCCTATCTCCTGGCGAAGCGGTGGCTGCCCCGGTACGCCGTCCTCGTCGCCCTGGCGGCGGGCGTCCTCGCCAGCGCGTTCAGCTCCCGGCTGGACATCCATCTGGACCGGATCGAGCTGGCCAAGCCGGTCCTGACGACCCCGGACTTCTCGCTCGCCTCGCTCATCGGCATTGCGGTGCCCATGATCCTGGCGACGCTCGCCTCGCAGAACGCACCGGGCATGGCGGTGCTCGCCGCGTCCGGCTACCGGCCCAAGGACCGCCTCCTGATCGGCTCGACGGGCCTGGTCTCCACGCTGCTGGCCCCGTTCGGCTCGCATGCCATCAACCTCGCGGCGATCACGGCCGCGATCTGCACCGGCCCCGAGTCCCACCGCGACCCGCGGCGCCGCTACGTGGCCGGCGTCTCCTGCGGAGCGTTCTACCTCCTCATCGGGGCGTTCGGCTCGACGCTGGTGGCGCTCTTCGCGGGGCTGCCGAAGGAACTCGTGGCGGCGGTCGCCGGAGTCGCGTTGCTCGGCGCCCTGGCCGGCGGCCTGACCGGCGCGGTGAAGGAGGAGAAGGACCGCGAGGCGGCCCTGATCACCTTCCTCGCCACCGCCTCCGGCGTCACCCTCTTCGGCATCGGCTCCGCCTTCTGGGGACTGCTCTTCGGGGTCATCGCCCATCTCGTCCTGACCCGGTGGCGCGGTACGTCCGGGAAAGCCGCGGCCTGA